The following coding sequences lie in one Pseudorca crassidens isolate mPseCra1 chromosome 2, mPseCra1.hap1, whole genome shotgun sequence genomic window:
- the NECAP2 gene encoding adaptin ear-binding coat-associated protein 2 isoform X4, which produces MEEGEYESVLCVKPEVHVYRIPPRATNRGYRAAEWQLDQPSWSGRLRITAKGQVAYIKLEDRTSGELFAQAPVDQFPGTAVESVMDSSRYFVIRIEDGNGRRAFIGIGFGDRGDAFDFNVALQDHFKWVKQQCEFAKQAENPDQGPKLDLSFKEGQTIKLNIANMKKKEGAAGPPRARPASTGGLSLLPPPPGGKTSTLIPPPGEQLSVAASIVQPAVAPSSDLETSIGGATVSWPQPKPAATATADIWGDFTKSTGDCT; this is translated from the exons ATGGAGGAAGGCGAGTACGAGTCGGTTCTCTGTGTCAAGCCAGAGGTCCACGTCTACCGCATCCCGCCGCGGGCCACCAACCGTGGTTACAG GGCTGCGGAATGGCAGCTGGACCAGCCATCATGGAGTGGCCGGCTGCGGATCACTGCAAAAGGGCAGGTGGCTTACATCAAGCTGGAGGACAGGACCTCAG GGGAGCTCTTTGCTCAGGCCCCAGTGGATCAGTTTCCAGGCACAGCTGTGGAGAGCGTGATGGATTCCAGCAGGTACTTCGTTATCCGCATCGAAGATGGAAACG GGCGACGGGCGTTTATTGGAATTGGCTTCGGGGACCGAGGTGATGCCTTTGACTTCAATGTTGCCTTGCAGGACCATTTCAA GTGGGTGAAACAGCAGTGTGAATTTGCAAAACAAGCTGAGAACCCAGATCAAGGTCCCAAATTGGACCTAAGCTTCAAGGAGGGCCAGACCATCAAGCTCAACATTGCA AAcatgaagaagaaggaaggagcagCTGGGCCTCCCCGAGCCCGGCCCGCCAGCACAGGAGGACTGAgcctgcttccccctcccccaggggggAAAACCTCCACCCTGATCCCTCCCCCTGGGGAGCAGTTGTCTGTGGCGGCATCCATTGTCCAGCCAGCAGTTGCTCCCAGTTCAG aCTTGGAGACATCAATTGGAGGTGCCACTGTGTCCTGGCCGCAGCCCAAGCCTGCCGCTACTGCCACCGCCGACATCTGGGGAGACTTTACCAAATCCACAGG ggaCTGTACATGA
- the LOC137220235 gene encoding spermatogenesis-associated protein 21-like — MHNRNAQMYVEGRTKAPEAQPSPGLRTASNRAGVEPTISEVSQVVFTDAEGIDGGKQPSSEPGEPEDGPRHREASEEGYPELSTQEQMPPEGPGELQAGQNQATPGSELEVLPSRVPAAQETLQQQSSWKETKDQQRSQQNLGTVEGQFPESCQDPECQPFPGHLAANESDIVQPTEPCCTLDSCGQQLGDKPPKEVDTPPIRPQGALPEPGSGGHEDSPQEAMSLMPTATLEEKTAHSSPPSMPRPNTPKER; from the exons ATGCACAACAGAAACGCCCAGATGTACGTGGAGGGTAGGACCAAGGCTCCAGAGGCCCAGCCGAGTCCTGGCCTGAGGACTGCCAGCAACAGGGCTGGTGTTGAGCCCACCATATCAGAAGTCAGCCAG GTTGTGTTTACAGATGCTGAAGGGATAGACGGTGGGAAGCAGCCCTCATCAGAACCAGGAGAGCCAGAGGACGGGCCCAGACACAGAGAGGCATCAGAGGAGGGGTATCCAGAGCTCAGCACCCAGGAACAGATGCCTCCG GAAGGGCCCGGGGAGCTGCAAGCAGGCCAGAATCAGGCCACGCCAGGAAGTGAGCTGGAAGTGCTGCCCTCCAGGGTCCCTGCAGCACAGGAAACGCTGCAGCAGCAGAGCTCATGGAAGGAGACCAAGGACCAACAGCGGAGCCAGCAGAACCTAGGAACTGTGGAGGGTCAGTTCCCCGAGAGCTGCCAG GACCCAGAGTGTCAGCCCTTCCCAGGTCACCTGGCCGCCAATGAGTCAGACATAGTGCAGCCAACAGAGCCTTGTTGCACCTTGGACAGCTGTGGACAGCAACTGGGGGACAAGCCCCCCAAGGAAGTGGACACCCCACCCATCAGGCCACAGGGAGCTCTGCCAGAGCCTGGCTCAGGGGGACATGAGGACAGTCCCCAGGAAGCAATGTCCCTAATGCCCACGGCAACTCTGGAGGAAAAGACGGCCCACTCTTCCCCACCATCTATGCCAAGACCTAACACACCCAAAGAAAGGTAA
- the NECAP2 gene encoding adaptin ear-binding coat-associated protein 2 isoform X2, giving the protein MEEGEYESVLCVKPEVHVYRIPPRATNRGYRAAEWQLDQPSWSGRLRITAKGQVAYIKLEDRTSGELFAQAPVDQFPGTAVESVMDSSRYFVIRIEDGNGRRAFIGIGFGDRGDAFDFNVALQDHFKWVKQQCEFAKQAENPDQGPKLDLSFKEGQTIKLNIANMKKKEGAAGPPRARPASTGGLSLLPPPPGGKTSTLIPPPGEQLSVAASIVQPAVAPSSDLETSIGGATVSWPQPKPAATATADIWGDFTKSTGSTSSQTQPGTGWVQF; this is encoded by the exons ATGGAGGAAGGCGAGTACGAGTCGGTTCTCTGTGTCAAGCCAGAGGTCCACGTCTACCGCATCCCGCCGCGGGCCACCAACCGTGGTTACAG GGCTGCGGAATGGCAGCTGGACCAGCCATCATGGAGTGGCCGGCTGCGGATCACTGCAAAAGGGCAGGTGGCTTACATCAAGCTGGAGGACAGGACCTCAG GGGAGCTCTTTGCTCAGGCCCCAGTGGATCAGTTTCCAGGCACAGCTGTGGAGAGCGTGATGGATTCCAGCAGGTACTTCGTTATCCGCATCGAAGATGGAAACG GGCGACGGGCGTTTATTGGAATTGGCTTCGGGGACCGAGGTGATGCCTTTGACTTCAATGTTGCCTTGCAGGACCATTTCAA GTGGGTGAAACAGCAGTGTGAATTTGCAAAACAAGCTGAGAACCCAGATCAAGGTCCCAAATTGGACCTAAGCTTCAAGGAGGGCCAGACCATCAAGCTCAACATTGCA AAcatgaagaagaaggaaggagcagCTGGGCCTCCCCGAGCCCGGCCCGCCAGCACAGGAGGACTGAgcctgcttccccctcccccaggggggAAAACCTCCACCCTGATCCCTCCCCCTGGGGAGCAGTTGTCTGTGGCGGCATCCATTGTCCAGCCAGCAGTTGCTCCCAGTTCAG aCTTGGAGACATCAATTGGAGGTGCCACTGTGTCCTGGCCGCAGCCCAAGCCTGCCGCTACTGCCACCGCCGACATCTGGGGAGACTTTACCAAATCCACAGG GTCCACCTCCAGCCAGACTCAGCCAGGCACAGGCTGGGTCCAGTTCTGA
- the NECAP2 gene encoding adaptin ear-binding coat-associated protein 2 isoform X1: protein MEEGEYESVLCVKPEVHVYRIPPRATNRGYRAAEWQLDQPSWSGRLRITAKGQVAYIKLEDRTSGELFAQAPVDQFPGTAVESVMDSSRYFVIRIEDGNGRRAFIGIGFGDRGDAFDFNVALQDHFKWVKQQCEFAKQAENPDQGPKLDLSFKEGQTIKLNIANMKKKEGAAGPPRARPASTGGLSLLPPPPGGKTSTLIPPPGEQLSVAASIVQPAVAPSSDLETSIGGATVSWPQPKPAATATADIWGDFTKSTGYLKSPTPPYLTFPGPPPARLSQAQAGSSSDLSTTPFPHTTSGKELPHLGRRKEDEALPGQPLFGA, encoded by the exons ATGGAGGAAGGCGAGTACGAGTCGGTTCTCTGTGTCAAGCCAGAGGTCCACGTCTACCGCATCCCGCCGCGGGCCACCAACCGTGGTTACAG GGCTGCGGAATGGCAGCTGGACCAGCCATCATGGAGTGGCCGGCTGCGGATCACTGCAAAAGGGCAGGTGGCTTACATCAAGCTGGAGGACAGGACCTCAG GGGAGCTCTTTGCTCAGGCCCCAGTGGATCAGTTTCCAGGCACAGCTGTGGAGAGCGTGATGGATTCCAGCAGGTACTTCGTTATCCGCATCGAAGATGGAAACG GGCGACGGGCGTTTATTGGAATTGGCTTCGGGGACCGAGGTGATGCCTTTGACTTCAATGTTGCCTTGCAGGACCATTTCAA GTGGGTGAAACAGCAGTGTGAATTTGCAAAACAAGCTGAGAACCCAGATCAAGGTCCCAAATTGGACCTAAGCTTCAAGGAGGGCCAGACCATCAAGCTCAACATTGCA AAcatgaagaagaaggaaggagcagCTGGGCCTCCCCGAGCCCGGCCCGCCAGCACAGGAGGACTGAgcctgcttccccctcccccaggggggAAAACCTCCACCCTGATCCCTCCCCCTGGGGAGCAGTTGTCTGTGGCGGCATCCATTGTCCAGCCAGCAGTTGCTCCCAGTTCAG aCTTGGAGACATCAATTGGAGGTGCCACTGTGTCCTGGCCGCAGCCCAAGCCTGCCGCTACTGCCACCGCCGACATCTGGGGAGACTTTACCAAATCCACAGG ATATCTGAAATCTCCCACCCCTCCCTATCTAACCTTTCCAGGTCCACCTCCAGCCAGACTCAGCCAGGCACAGGCTGGGTCCAGTTCTGACCTGAGCACAACTCCTTTTCCTCACACAACTTCTGGAAAGGAGCTGCCTCATCTGGGCAGAAGGAAGGAGGATGAAGCACTCCCTGGCCAGCCTCTGTTTGGAGCAtga
- the NECAP2 gene encoding adaptin ear-binding coat-associated protein 2 isoform X3, whose amino-acid sequence MEEGEYESVLCVKPEVHVYRIPPRATNRGYRGALCSGPSGSVSRHSCGERDGFQQVLRYPHRRWKRWVKQQCEFAKQAENPDQGPKLDLSFKEGQTIKLNIANMKKKEGAAGPPRARPASTGGLSLLPPPPGGKTSTLIPPPGEQLSVAASIVQPAVAPSSDLETSIGGATVSWPQPKPAATATADIWGDFTKSTGYLKSPTPPYLTFPGPPPARLSQAQAGSSSDLSTTPFPHTTSGKELPHLGRRKEDEALPGQPLFGA is encoded by the exons ATGGAGGAAGGCGAGTACGAGTCGGTTCTCTGTGTCAAGCCAGAGGTCCACGTCTACCGCATCCCGCCGCGGGCCACCAACCGTGGTTACAG GGGAGCTCTTTGCTCAGGCCCCAGTGGATCAGTTTCCAGGCACAGCTGTGGAGAGCGTGATGGATTCCAGCAGGTACTTCGTTATCCGCATCGAAGATGGAAACG GTGGGTGAAACAGCAGTGTGAATTTGCAAAACAAGCTGAGAACCCAGATCAAGGTCCCAAATTGGACCTAAGCTTCAAGGAGGGCCAGACCATCAAGCTCAACATTGCA AAcatgaagaagaaggaaggagcagCTGGGCCTCCCCGAGCCCGGCCCGCCAGCACAGGAGGACTGAgcctgcttccccctcccccaggggggAAAACCTCCACCCTGATCCCTCCCCCTGGGGAGCAGTTGTCTGTGGCGGCATCCATTGTCCAGCCAGCAGTTGCTCCCAGTTCAG aCTTGGAGACATCAATTGGAGGTGCCACTGTGTCCTGGCCGCAGCCCAAGCCTGCCGCTACTGCCACCGCCGACATCTGGGGAGACTTTACCAAATCCACAGG ATATCTGAAATCTCCCACCCCTCCCTATCTAACCTTTCCAGGTCCACCTCCAGCCAGACTCAGCCAGGCACAGGCTGGGTCCAGTTCTGACCTGAGCACAACTCCTTTTCCTCACACAACTTCTGGAAAGGAGCTGCCTCATCTGGGCAGAAGGAAGGAGGATGAAGCACTCCCTGGCCAGCCTCTGTTTGGAGCAtga